Proteins encoded together in one Desulfobacteraceae bacterium window:
- the guaA gene encoding glutamine-hydrolyzing GMP synthase, which translates to MILIIDFGSQYNQLIARRVREAHVYCRIEPPGIDLETVRRMAPEGIILSGGPSSIYEPDSPKMDPGVFDLGIPVLGICYGLQFMVDALGGSVQKAGKREYGLATLTITDPKPLFRTLGPTTPCWMSHGDSIAQLPPGFAVTATTDNTPVAAAQDVARRLYGLQFHPEVVHTPRGKNILKAFLFDVCGCRRTWTMKSFAADAISEIRQTVGPKKVILGLSGGVDSSVAALLLHRAVGRQLTCIFVDNGLLRLNEAEKLKALFKEHLQINIRFVAAGKKFLDALKGVSDPEKKRKIIGRVFMAVFEAEALRITDAEFLAQGTLYPDVIESVSAFGGPSAVIKSHHNVGGLPKKMKLKLVEPLRYLFKDEVRQLGKTLGLPEAMIWRQPFPGPGLAIRIIGEVTASRLRLLRAVDAVLLEEIRRSGYYRKLWQSFAVLLPLKSVGIMGDQRTYENIAAIRAVTSKDAMTADWARLPHNLLGTISNRIINEIRGVNRVVYDISSKPPSTIEWE; encoded by the coding sequence ATGATCCTGATCATCGATTTCGGCTCCCAGTACAACCAGTTGATCGCCCGCCGGGTGCGGGAGGCCCATGTCTACTGCCGCATCGAGCCGCCCGGCATCGACCTCGAGACCGTGCGCCGGATGGCCCCCGAGGGGATCATCCTCTCCGGCGGGCCTTCCAGCATCTACGAACCCGACAGCCCCAAAATGGATCCGGGCGTATTCGACCTGGGCATTCCGGTCCTGGGGATCTGCTACGGCCTGCAGTTCATGGTGGACGCCCTCGGTGGCAGCGTCCAAAAGGCCGGCAAGCGGGAGTATGGCCTGGCGACCCTGACCATCACCGACCCCAAGCCCCTCTTCCGCACCCTGGGGCCCACCACCCCCTGCTGGATGAGCCACGGCGATTCCATTGCGCAGCTGCCGCCCGGCTTCGCGGTCACCGCCACCACCGACAACACCCCGGTGGCCGCCGCCCAGGACGTGGCCCGCCGTCTCTACGGGCTCCAGTTCCACCCGGAGGTGGTGCACACCCCGCGCGGCAAAAACATATTGAAGGCCTTTCTCTTCGACGTCTGCGGCTGCCGGCGCACCTGGACGATGAAATCCTTCGCCGCCGACGCGATCTCCGAGATCCGGCAAACAGTGGGCCCCAAAAAGGTCATCCTGGGACTCAGCGGCGGCGTCGATTCCTCGGTAGCCGCCCTGCTGCTGCACCGTGCGGTGGGCCGCCAGCTGACCTGCATCTTCGTCGACAACGGCCTGCTGCGTCTCAACGAGGCCGAAAAACTCAAGGCGCTCTTCAAGGAGCACCTTCAGATCAACATCCGCTTCGTTGCGGCCGGCAAGAAATTCCTCGACGCCCTCAAGGGGGTCAGCGACCCGGAAAAAAAACGGAAGATCATCGGACGGGTCTTCATGGCGGTCTTCGAAGCCGAGGCGCTCAGGATCACGGACGCCGAATTCCTGGCCCAAGGCACCCTCTACCCCGACGTGATCGAATCGGTGTCGGCCTTCGGCGGGCCCTCGGCGGTGATCAAATCCCACCACAACGTTGGCGGGCTTCCCAAGAAGATGAAGCTCAAGCTGGTGGAGCCGCTGCGCTATCTTTTCAAGGATGAAGTCCGCCAGCTGGGCAAGACTTTAGGGCTGCCGGAGGCCATGATCTGGCGCCAGCCGTTTCCCGGCCCGGGCCTGGCGATCCGCATCATCGGCGAGGTGACCGCCAGCCGGCTGCGCCTGCTGCGCGCGGTGGACGCCGTCCTGCTGGAGGAGATCCGCCGCAGCGGCTACTACCGCAAGCTCTGGCAGTCCTTCGCGGTCCTGCTGCCTCTTAAAAGCGTCGGCATCATGGGCGATCAACGGACCTACGAGAACATCGCGGCCATCCGCGCGGTCACCAGCAAGGACGCCATGACCGCCGACTGGGCCAGGCTGCCCCACAACCTCCTGGGCACCATCTCCAACCGGATCATCAATGAAATTCGGGGGGTCAACCGGGTCGTCTACGACATCAGCTCCAAACCCCCCAGCACCATCGAATGGGAATGA
- the efp gene encoding elongation factor P, with protein sequence MLESGDLKKGVKIEIDGDPYVIVQFEFVKPGKGQALYKCRLKNMVTGAQFDRTYRSGEKFNEANLEEHEMEYLYNDGESYCFMNTATYTQEFLNKEQVGEAVNLLKENTVCSMLFFDRRPIGLTLPNFVELRIEHTDPWVKGDTASGDSKPATLETGHVLQVPPFVEEGEVIRIDTRTGQYVERVKN encoded by the coding sequence ATGCTTGAAAGCGGCGATTTGAAAAAAGGCGTAAAAATCGAGATCGACGGCGATCCCTACGTCATCGTGCAGTTTGAGTTCGTCAAACCCGGCAAGGGCCAGGCGCTTTACAAGTGCCGGCTCAAAAACATGGTGACCGGGGCCCAATTCGACCGCACCTACCGCTCGGGTGAAAAGTTCAACGAGGCCAACCTCGAAGAGCACGAGATGGAGTATCTCTACAACGACGGCGAGAGCTACTGCTTCATGAACACCGCCACCTACACCCAGGAATTCCTGAACAAGGAGCAGGTGGGCGAGGCCGTCAACCTGCTCAAGGAAAACACCGTCTGCAGCATGCTCTTCTTCGATCGCAGGCCCATCGGCCTGACCCTGCCCAATTTCGTGGAGCTCAGGATCGAACACACCGACCCCTGGGTCAAGGGCGACACCGCCTCCGGGGATTCCAAGCCGGCCACCCTGGAAACCGGCCACGTGCTTCAGGTGCCGCCCTTTGTGGAGGAGGGCGAGGTAATCCGGATCGACACCCGCACCGGTCAGTACGTGGAACGCGTCAAGAACTGA